From a single Streptomyces liliifuscus genomic region:
- a CDS encoding SGNH/GDSL hydrolase family protein, with protein sequence MRPLRFVALGDSLTEGVGDPVGEEWRGWAALLAAGLAPADAPVEFVNLAVSGAQTRDVLERQTPAALAERPDIASVVIGVNDTLRCTFDIHAVAERLDEVYAAFTGQGALLLTACLPDPGSMLGLPGALARPLARRQRAVNAVVHALSERHGAVHLHAAEGDWVTDRAMWSSDRLHPGERGHRQLALHFHALLAEAGTATGVAPSAAPEFPEPTRSASLWWLATAGTGWVARRCTDLLPQLLSLAASEVRHRARGTSARLDLSASHAVAAALAALSVSGEQPDAA encoded by the coding sequence ACTCCCTCACCGAAGGGGTGGGAGATCCCGTGGGCGAGGAGTGGCGCGGCTGGGCCGCGCTGCTCGCCGCCGGGCTCGCACCGGCCGACGCGCCCGTGGAGTTCGTCAACCTCGCGGTCAGCGGCGCCCAGACGCGTGACGTCCTGGAACGCCAGACCCCGGCCGCGCTGGCCGAGCGGCCGGACATCGCCTCGGTCGTCATCGGCGTCAACGACACCCTGCGGTGCACCTTCGACATCCACGCCGTGGCCGAACGGCTCGACGAGGTGTACGCCGCGTTCACCGGGCAGGGCGCGCTCCTGCTCACCGCCTGTCTGCCCGACCCCGGCTCGATGCTGGGGCTGCCCGGGGCGCTGGCCCGCCCGCTCGCTCGGCGTCAGCGGGCCGTGAACGCGGTCGTGCACGCGCTGTCCGAGCGGCACGGAGCGGTGCATCTGCATGCCGCGGAGGGCGACTGGGTCACCGACCGGGCCATGTGGAGCTCGGACCGGCTGCACCCGGGGGAGCGGGGGCATCGGCAGCTCGCGCTCCACTTCCACGCGCTGCTCGCCGAGGCGGGCACCGCGACGGGGGTCGCGCCTTCCGCCGCGCCCGAGTTCCCCGAACCCACGCGGTCGGCCAGCCTGTGGTGGCTGGCCACCGCCGGGACCGGGTGGGTGGCTCGCCGCTGCACCGATCTGTTGCCCCAACTCCTCAGCCTGGCCGCGTCCGAGGTGCGTCACCGGGCGCGGGGGACGAGCGCGCGGCTCGACCTCAGTGCGTCCCATGCGGTGGCCGCGGCGCTGGCTGCTCTGTCGGTGAGCGGCGAGCAGCCGGACGCGGCCTAG
- a CDS encoding 5-oxoprolinase subunit C family protein — protein MTDRALAVVRAGALTTVQDQGRPGHAHLGVPRSGALDAPAAALVNRLVGNPPGAALLETTLNGCDVRPRSTVMVAVGGAPCPVTVDGRPVAWGAPVRVPAGALLSVGTAVSGVRSYVGVSGGVTVEPVLGSRSTDLLSGLGPPPLTDGTVLPLGTPTAPHARVDVVPHPRPPAELILRVTLGPRDDWFTTAAIRTLTTHTYRVSSASNRIGLRTEGPALERALPGELPSEGMVLGAVQVPPDGRPVVFLADHPTTGGYPVIAVVRPTDLPATAQAVPGTPVRFVVVRRR, from the coding sequence ATGACGGACCGCGCACTCGCCGTCGTACGGGCCGGGGCGCTGACCACCGTGCAGGACCAGGGACGCCCGGGCCACGCGCACCTGGGCGTACCGCGCTCCGGAGCGCTCGACGCGCCCGCCGCCGCCCTGGTCAACCGGCTCGTCGGCAATCCGCCCGGGGCCGCCCTCCTGGAGACCACGCTCAACGGCTGCGACGTACGGCCGCGTTCGACCGTGATGGTCGCCGTGGGAGGTGCCCCGTGCCCGGTCACCGTGGACGGGCGCCCGGTCGCCTGGGGAGCCCCGGTGCGTGTGCCCGCCGGGGCACTGCTGTCCGTGGGAACGGCGGTCTCCGGAGTACGCAGTTACGTGGGCGTGTCGGGCGGGGTGACCGTCGAGCCGGTGCTCGGCAGCCGCTCGACGGACCTGCTGTCGGGCCTGGGCCCGCCGCCCCTCACCGACGGAACGGTGCTCCCCCTGGGCACGCCGACGGCCCCCCACGCGCGCGTGGACGTCGTCCCGCACCCGCGGCCTCCCGCCGAACTCATCCTGCGGGTGACACTCGGCCCACGCGACGACTGGTTCACGACCGCGGCGATCCGCACCCTCACCACGCACACCTACCGGGTCTCCTCGGCGAGCAACCGCATCGGCCTGCGCACGGAGGGTCCCGCCCTTGAGCGGGCGCTACCGGGCGAACTGCCCAGCGAGGGAATGGTGCTGGGCGCCGTCCAGGTTCCTCCGGACGGCCGCCCCGTGGTGTTCCTCGCCGACCACCCGACCACCGGCGGCTACCCGGTGATAGCGGTCGTCCGCCCCACCGACCTCCCCGCCACGGCCCAGGCGGTCCCGGGCACCCCGGTGCGCTTCGTAGTGGTACGCCGCCGCTGA
- the pxpB gene encoding 5-oxoprolinase subunit PxpB: MRALPVGDRALLVEVSTDEEAQALHADLLRRRAEGSLSVRELVPAARTVLLDGLDDPAGLAARLTTSKLPPAPARAQEVVEIPVRYDGPDLAAVAGHWAVSPQEVARIHAAAEFRVAFCGFAPGFGYLTGLPARYGVPRHATPRTTVPAGSVGLAGPYTGVYPRSSPGGWQLIGTTDVVLWDHARVPAALLSPGTPVRFVPVES, from the coding sequence ATGAGGGCACTGCCGGTCGGCGACCGTGCGCTGCTCGTCGAGGTGTCGACGGACGAGGAGGCACAGGCCCTGCACGCCGATCTGCTCCGACGCCGCGCGGAGGGCTCGCTCTCCGTGCGCGAGCTCGTCCCGGCGGCTCGTACGGTCCTTCTGGACGGCCTCGACGACCCGGCCGGGCTGGCCGCCAGGCTGACCACGTCGAAGCTGCCGCCCGCGCCTGCGCGCGCGCAGGAGGTCGTCGAGATACCCGTCCGCTACGACGGCCCGGACCTCGCGGCCGTCGCCGGCCACTGGGCCGTGTCCCCGCAGGAGGTCGCGCGGATCCACGCGGCGGCCGAATTCCGGGTCGCCTTCTGCGGGTTCGCCCCGGGCTTCGGCTATCTGACCGGGCTCCCGGCCCGCTACGGCGTGCCCCGGCACGCGACACCCCGTACGACCGTCCCTGCGGGTTCCGTCGGCCTCGCGGGTCCGTACACGGGCGTGTACCCGCGCTCGTCGCCGGGCGGCTGGCAGCTGATCGGGACGACGGACGTCGTCCTGTGGGACCACGCGCGCGTGCCCGCCGCGCTGTTGTCGCCCGGCACGCCGGTCCGCTTCGTCCCGGTGGAGTCCTGA
- a CDS encoding LamB/YcsF family protein — MSTIDLNADLGEGFGRWRLTDDEQLLSVVTSANVACGFHAGDAATMRRVCDLAAERGVRIGAQVSYRDLAGFGRRAMDVPPYELASEVAYQIGALEVFTRAAGARVAYVKPHGALYNRVVHDEEQAGAVVEGVRLADAALPVLGLPGSRLLDVAAKAGLPVVTEAFADRAYTDEGTLVPRGRDGAVITDPTAVVERSVTLARSGVVTSRSGRDIPVRARSLCLHGDTPGAVDLARLVRARLEESGIRVEAFV; from the coding sequence ATGAGCACGATCGATCTGAACGCCGACCTCGGCGAGGGCTTCGGCCGCTGGCGCCTGACCGACGACGAACAGCTGCTGTCCGTCGTCACCAGCGCCAACGTGGCCTGCGGCTTCCACGCCGGGGACGCGGCCACCATGCGCCGGGTCTGCGACCTGGCGGCCGAGCGCGGCGTACGGATCGGCGCCCAGGTCTCCTACCGGGACCTGGCGGGCTTCGGGCGACGCGCGATGGACGTGCCGCCCTACGAGCTGGCGTCCGAAGTGGCCTACCAGATAGGCGCCCTGGAGGTCTTCACGCGCGCGGCGGGCGCGCGCGTGGCGTACGTCAAACCGCACGGCGCGCTCTACAACCGCGTCGTGCACGACGAGGAACAGGCCGGTGCGGTCGTGGAGGGCGTGCGGCTCGCGGACGCCGCGCTCCCGGTGCTCGGCCTGCCCGGCTCGCGTCTCCTCGACGTGGCCGCGAAGGCCGGACTCCCGGTCGTCACCGAGGCGTTCGCGGACCGCGCCTACACCGACGAGGGCACGCTGGTGCCGCGCGGCCGGGACGGCGCGGTGATCACCGATCCGACCGCCGTCGTGGAACGCTCGGTGACCCTCGCCCGTTCTGGTGTCGTGACGTCCCGATCCGGGCGTGACATCCCGGTTCGGGCCCGCTCCTTGTGCCTGCACGGCGACACGCCCGGCGCGGTGGACCTGGCCCGCCTGGTCCGTGCACGGCTCGAGGAGTCGGGCATCCGTGTGGAGGCGTTCGTATGA